In the Clostridium sp. 'White wine YQ' genome, AACTCCATCTTCAAGATACTCCCAACCAGTTTTCTCATAATAATTGTGAAGATCTGTATATAAATAGATTTCGCTGAAACTTGCCTTTTTACAATATTCAATTAAGAAATGTTGTAACTCTTTTCCAATATTCTTTCCTCTATAATCTTCTCTAACATATAAAGCTGATAGCCATGGATAGAGATCTTGTCTACTTACTAAATCGCTTCTCCAAAGCCCAATTGTTCCAACTAATTCGTTGTCATCAAATGCTATAAAAGTTATAGGCAATTTATTTTTGATTAAGCTGCGTTCAATAATACTATGAAAAAATTCGTAATTATTTTCTTCACCAAATTCTGTGCAAAGCCAGTTTGATACTGTATCAACATGCTCCCTATAATCAGCTAAATACTCTATAGATATCATAACTAATGCTCCTTTTTATTAAACTCATAATCTCTATAGCTAATAAGTACATGAACTATACCAAATAGTCCCGTTGGGATAATTGCAAAATAGTTATAAAGCCAAATCTCAGCTAATATAAAATAAGCTACTGGAAAAATAGCCAGTCCTAAAATAATAATTAAATTAACCTTTCCTATAAAGAAGAATCCCCAAAA is a window encoding:
- a CDS encoding GNAT family N-acetyltransferase, producing MISIEYLADYREHVDTVSNWLCTEFGEENNYEFFHSIIERSLIKNKLPITFIAFDDNELVGTIGLWRSDLVSRQDLYPWLSALYVREDYRGKNIGKELQHFLIEYCKKASFSEIYLYTDLHNYYEKTGWEYLEDGVEFSGGYMKIYKKIII